In Candidatus Chlorohelix allophototropha, one DNA window encodes the following:
- the cmk gene encoding (d)CMP kinase, producing the protein MTRRLQIAIDGTAGVGKTTIGQMLAKVLACPYLDTGAMYRAVSLLVLRTGTLPSNVPEMERLAQNLNFEARDATSQEAADGRQYTVLVDGEDVSQAIRDPQVENIVSQVAAIPEVRVALVQKQREMAERAGTIIMIGRDIASVVLPDAELKIFLDASPEVRALRRNRQTGNGEEQARRNLEQRDKLDSQRVASPLVVAPGAIVIDTDNLNPEQVLERVKAEIAKILD; encoded by the coding sequence GTGACTCGACGCTTACAAATTGCGATTGATGGTACTGCCGGGGTAGGAAAAACGACTATTGGGCAGATGCTGGCAAAAGTGCTGGCTTGCCCATACCTTGATACGGGCGCGATGTATCGGGCAGTATCATTATTAGTGTTGAGAACCGGAACGCTACCTTCAAATGTACCGGAGATGGAACGTCTGGCACAAAACCTCAACTTTGAAGCACGGGATGCTACTTCGCAGGAAGCCGCTGACGGGCGGCAATATACCGTGTTGGTGGATGGAGAAGATGTTAGTCAGGCGATTCGTGACCCACAGGTGGAAAATATCGTTTCGCAGGTGGCAGCGATTCCAGAGGTTAGGGTTGCGTTGGTGCAGAAGCAGCGTGAAATGGCAGAACGCGCCGGAACTATCATTATGATTGGGCGTGATATTGCCAGCGTAGTGTTGCCAGATGCCGAACTTAAAATCTTTCTGGATGCTTCTCCCGAAGTAAGAGCGTTACGCCGCAATCGGCAAACTGGAAACGGGGAAGAGCAAGCGCGCCGCAATCTAGAGCAGCGCGACAAACTGGATAGTCAGCGGGTGGCTTCTCCGTTGGTGGTAGCGCCCGGTGCAATTGTAATTGACACCGATAACCTGAATCCTGAGCAGGTTTTGGAGCGGGTTAAGGCTGAAATAGCGAAAATACTCGACTGA
- a CDS encoding pseudouridine synthase, producing MVIISEDDGERLHKVLARAGIASRRTCEEMITAGRVMVNGKIVKKLGTKIDPATDKVTVDGLAVSIKPDNAPQKIYIALNKPVGYLSTVTDPQGRPTIMDLVKSDQRLFPIGRLDADTEGLLLLTNDGTFANALMHPRHNVEKEYMALLEGFPRMTELAILRRGVDIPIEDHETGEHIMYKTHPAQVDFIRREGSNTLVKFVLTEGKKRQIRLMAETIGHPVLQLTRVSFGSLKLGDLVVGKSRRLTAGEVKGLLELAAGEKKLRVERVDEPATGFGQTPRYGNRTSSQPISQERFPARAPTRSPERGSGQAPWRKPEGDSERRTDKVPERGVSRPFERRSEQAPWRKPEGDSERRTDRAPERGAGRPFERRSEQAPWRKPEGDSERRTDRASERGVSRPFERRSEQTPWRKPEGDNSSERGAGRPFEQRREQTPWRKPEGDSERRTDRAPERGASRPFEQRREQTPWRKPEGDSGRRTDRAPERGAGRPPERRSEQTPWRKPEGDNSAERGVGRPPERRSGHAFWRKPEGDNERRRNGTPERSPRQDTGHSPERGSGRPPKYGTGQPSYQGTERGTGRPPERRGGQAPRRPIAPPGAARNGTGRRPDRKS from the coding sequence ATGGTAATAATATCTGAGGATGATGGCGAAAGATTACATAAGGTACTGGCAAGAGCAGGTATAGCCAGCCGCAGAACATGTGAGGAGATGATAACTGCCGGTAGGGTAATGGTAAACGGTAAGATTGTTAAAAAACTTGGCACAAAAATTGACCCTGCCACCGATAAAGTTACAGTTGATGGGTTAGCGGTTTCGATAAAGCCGGATAATGCCCCGCAAAAAATATATATAGCTTTGAATAAGCCCGTTGGTTATCTCAGCACCGTTACTGACCCGCAAGGTCGCCCCACCATTATGGATTTGGTTAAGTCAGATCAGCGTCTTTTCCCGATTGGTAGACTCGATGCGGATACCGAAGGGCTTTTGTTGCTGACCAACGATGGCACTTTTGCAAACGCTTTGATGCACCCACGCCATAACGTGGAAAAAGAGTATATGGCTTTGCTGGAAGGTTTCCCGCGTATGACCGAACTGGCAATTCTTAGACGCGGGGTGGACATCCCAATAGAAGATCACGAAACAGGCGAACATATTATGTATAAAACCCACCCGGCGCAGGTGGATTTTATTCGCCGTGAAGGCTCTAATACGCTGGTTAAATTTGTTCTGACCGAAGGCAAAAAGCGCCAAATCAGGCTGATGGCGGAAACGATCGGGCATCCAGTGTTGCAACTTACAAGGGTGAGTTTTGGAAGCTTAAAACTTGGAGATTTGGTAGTCGGCAAATCTCGCCGTCTTACTGCCGGTGAGGTGAAAGGTTTGCTCGAACTGGCTGCCGGCGAGAAAAAGCTGAGAGTTGAACGAGTGGATGAACCCGCAACCGGATTTGGGCAAACTCCCCGTTATGGCAATCGCACCTCTTCGCAGCCTATCTCGCAAGAACGCTTTCCAGCTCGCGCTCCAACTCGCAGCCCCGAACGTGGCAGTGGACAAGCACCATGGCGCAAGCCCGAAGGAGATAGCGAGAGAAGAACGGATAAAGTGCCGGAACGTGGTGTAAGTCGCCCATTCGAACGCAGAAGCGAGCAAGCACCGTGGCGTAAGCCTGAAGGCGATAGCGAGAGAAGAACGGATAGAGCGCCGGAACGAGGTGCGGGTCGTCCGTTTGAGCGAAGAAGTGAGCAAGCCCCATGGCGTAAGCCTGAAGGCGATAGCGAGAGAAGAACGGATAGAGCGTCGGAACGTGGTGTAAGTCGCCCCTTTGAACGCAGGAGTGAGCAAACACCGTGGCGCAAGCCTGAAGGCGATAACTCGTCGGAACGAGGCGCGGGTCGTCCATTCGAACAAAGACGTGAGCAAACCCCATGGCGCAAACCCGAAGGTGATAGCGAGAGAAGAACCGACAGAGCGCCAGAGCGTGGTGCATCTCGTCCGTTTGAACAAAGACGTGAGCAAACCCCATGGCGTAAGCCCGAAGGTGATAGCGGGAGAAGAACCGACAGAGCGCCGGAACGAGGCGCGGGTCGTCCACCTGAACGCAGAAGCGAGCAAACGCCATGGCGCAAGCCCGAAGGCGATAACTCGGCGGAACGTGGCGTAGGTCGCCCACCTGAACGAAGGAGTGGTCACGCCTTTTGGCGTAAACCCGAAGGTGATAATGAGCGAAGAAGAAATGGTACACCGGAACGAAGTCCACGTCAGGACACAGGTCACAGTCCTGAACGAGGGAGTGGGCGACCACCTAAATATGGTACAGGTCAACCCTCTTATCAAGGTACTGAGCGTGGTACGGGGCGACCTCCTGAACGGAGAGGTGGACAAGCGCCGCGGCGACCCATTGCTCCTCCGGGTGCGGCGCGCAACGGGACTGGGCGCAGACCCGATCGTAAAAGCTAA
- a CDS encoding toll/interleukin-1 receptor domain-containing protein — translation MNERESTQRILEMHKRNLAILEEQLAAFGDLFAPPHIKIQIQDKKKIIAELEAKLEPTSLSKAPIAASPSEKSAEYITTTASETAKSARSKVFISYSPRDSKWLERLKTHLVPQEREGKLEIWDDTKIKPGMRWREEIQKALTGAKVIVMLISADFLASDFYSEETPRLLAAAEKEGAVILPLIIGYSRFTDTPLYQFQAINSPEKPLSGLRQYEQDEVLVNAARAIDQALKR, via the coding sequence ATGAACGAGCGCGAATCCACACAACGCATATTAGAAATGCATAAACGCAACCTGGCTATTCTAGAAGAACAATTAGCTGCTTTTGGCGACCTATTTGCACCCCCCCATATCAAAATCCAGATTCAGGACAAGAAAAAAATTATTGCTGAACTCGAAGCCAAACTCGAACCTACCAGTTTGTCAAAAGCCCCTATTGCAGCATCTCCATCAGAAAAATCTGCCGAATATATCACTACTACCGCTAGCGAAACTGCTAAATCGGCACGTTCCAAAGTATTCATCAGCTATAGCCCGCGTGACTCAAAATGGTTAGAGCGGTTGAAAACTCATCTTGTGCCGCAAGAGCGTGAAGGCAAACTGGAAATCTGGGATGATACAAAAATCAAACCCGGTATGCGCTGGCGTGAGGAAATCCAGAAAGCCCTAACCGGAGCAAAAGTCATTGTAATGCTTATCAGCGCCGATTTTCTCGCCTCCGATTTTTACAGCGAAGAAACTCCTAGATTATTGGCTGCCGCCGAAAAAGAAGGTGCAGTTATTTTGCCGTTGATTATCGGTTATTCAAGGTTCACCGATACTCCCCTATATCAGTTTCAAGCAATTAATTCACCTGAAAAACCCCTTTCGGGTCTCAGGC
- a CDS encoding lysophospholipid acyltransferase family protein, with protein sequence MWQRIKYPAQKISHQLLYYFNWLLKFLVVFVVSDCTVIGRENMPRQKTGVLVTINHMSMWDLPFAQNIMPRPYFTMTKIEFLNLPFIGGLVRLMGAYPVRRGKPDRQALQFSTELLKKGELVLLYPEGHRSDDYQLIEGHSGAALIAISSEALVVPVAVTGTEFIVRKRRGIFSRPKVVVRIGKPYHLSRITPDGRKASLEELTDQMMSKIAELMPPEYQGYYTPAKVVERQAQYQREALEERARRANSRNIKSPVEKYEG encoded by the coding sequence GTGTGGCAGAGAATTAAATATCCGGCGCAGAAGATTTCACACCAGTTGCTTTATTATTTTAACTGGTTATTAAAGTTTCTGGTGGTATTTGTCGTAAGCGATTGTACCGTTATCGGGCGTGAAAACATGCCGCGTCAGAAAACCGGCGTGTTGGTTACAATTAATCATATGAGCATGTGGGATTTACCTTTTGCTCAAAACATTATGCCCCGCCCCTATTTCACTATGACCAAAATCGAATTTCTGAACTTGCCGTTTATCGGCGGTTTGGTGAGGTTGATGGGCGCTTATCCGGTTAGGCGCGGCAAGCCTGATCGTCAGGCTCTGCAATTCAGTACCGAGCTATTGAAAAAAGGTGAACTGGTTCTGCTATATCCGGAGGGACACCGCAGCGATGATTACCAGCTTATCGAGGGACATAGCGGCGCAGCGTTGATAGCTATCAGTAGCGAAGCGTTGGTAGTTCCGGTGGCTGTTACCGGTACTGAATTTATTGTTCGCAAGAGGCGTGGTATTTTTTCTCGCCCCAAAGTGGTAGTAAGAATCGGTAAACCCTATCACCTTTCGCGGATAACTCCAGATGGTCGTAAAGCCAGCCTTGAAGAACTTACCGATCAGATGATGTCCAAAATCGCCGAGTTAATGCCTCCTGAATATCAAGGCTACTATACCCCCGCTAAAGTGGTAGAACGGCAAGCGCAATACCAGCGCGAAGCTTTAGAAGAACGTGCCCGTCGCGCTAATTCCAGAAACATTAAAAGCCCGGTGGAAAAATACGAGGGTTAG
- a CDS encoding GNAT family N-acetyltransferase: MTKTGKAHDGFKVRHTSASEASLVAFLDSVLRKTMALTESDWKNYLEEIQKRGGVAFIIEVQGKAVGYAVTPPVPGLPNYNSLTGGILPEYQRKGFATALLKETLRELQAKTGEARRVVARIELNDTAIKSFLIKSGFSLQHCDIHMELDNLDRIPAVEVPPGFRLKTFKRDSDEAAFIEYHRLAFQDQPRFQPYSLEDVTAAQGPDFQDDDVILLENEDGSPAGFIWTTMHGDIVQIEPLGVSAQWRGKGLGKLLLNMGLRHGRARGATGAELWTGEDNQISINLYKKFGFTIAGGFAIYYIDIGS, translated from the coding sequence GTGACCAAAACGGGTAAAGCACACGATGGTTTTAAAGTGCGCCATACCAGCGCCAGCGAAGCTTCACTGGTAGCATTTCTTGATTCTGTGCTGCGTAAGACAATGGCGCTAACCGAAAGTGACTGGAAGAATTACCTCGAAGAGATTCAAAAAAGAGGCGGGGTAGCGTTTATTATAGAAGTGCAAGGCAAAGCGGTGGGCTACGCCGTTACGCCGCCCGTACCCGGTTTACCCAATTATAATAGCCTTACCGGTGGAATCTTGCCGGAATATCAACGCAAGGGTTTCGCAACAGCCTTGCTCAAAGAAACCCTCCGCGAATTACAAGCAAAAACCGGCGAGGCGCGCCGGGTAGTTGCGCGAATCGAACTCAACGACACAGCAATCAAATCTTTTCTGATAAAATCAGGTTTTAGCCTTCAGCATTGTGATATACACATGGAACTGGATAACTTAGACCGAATTCCGGCAGTTGAAGTTCCTCCGGGTTTCCGGCTTAAGACTTTCAAGCGGGATAGTGACGAAGCTGCCTTCATTGAGTATCATCGCCTAGCCTTCCAAGATCAGCCTCGTTTCCAGCCCTATTCATTGGAAGATGTAACAGCAGCGCAAGGACCTGATTTTCAGGATGATGATGTAATTTTACTTGAAAACGAGGATGGTTCACCTGCCGGCTTTATTTGGACAACAATGCATGGTGATATTGTGCAGATTGAGCCACTGGGAGTCTCGGCACAATGGCGCGGAAAAGGTCTGGGTAAGTTGCTACTCAACATGGGTTTGCGACATGGGCGGGCGCGGGGCGCTACCGGTGCCGAATTATGGACAGGCGAAGACAATCAGATTTCGATAAACCTCTATAAAAAATTCGGCTTCACTATAGCCGGGGGCTTTGCAATTTATTATATAGACATCGGTTCCTGA